The Colwellia sp. M166 genome segment AAGCACGCAATAGAATGTGTCAGTTACTGATGAGCGAGCGTAGCGTAATTAAAGAAATTTCTGCTGTGGAGTTAGAAAGTCGAGTTAATGTTATTTTTTCGGTTATGGCAGGCTTACTGTTAAGAAAAATGCTTTACCCTGAGTTGACTGAGGAAACGGTGTTAATTGCACTTCGCCCGGCAATAAAAACCTTACTTATGCCGTTTGAGTAAGCATTTAGCTTGTTAAGGCTAGCGAGTATTCATTACATTAAAGAAACTTAGGAGCATGGTTTAATCGCGTTAAGTTAAAGCTAACGGCCTACAATCTTCATTTCTACAAGGTATTAATTGATCTTAACTAGCTTTAACGCATTTTTCTTGTTTTACGCTTGTTACTCTAATGCGAGGTTGTACAATAAATCAAATCTGCTTAGTACAACAAATATGAGAGTAAAAATGCTGTCTACACGTTATGTATTACTCACCGCAATAATATTTAATTGCCTATTAAGTTACTCAACGGTTGCTGAAGAACATCAGCACCAGCATAGCAATCAACAAGCATTGCAGTTAAACCATGGTGCTAAGTGGCAAATCGATCAGAGTTTACATATCGGTATGGTCAGTATTCAACAACAATTAATGGTGAATCTTGATGCTATCCATTATGATAAATTTTCTCAAACTCAATTTTTAGCCTTAGCATCAGCGTTTGATAAGCAACTGAATTTTTTATTCGAAAATTGCCAACTAGCCCCTAAAGCTGACGCACAGCTTCATGTCTTACTTGCAAAAATAATGCAAGGGAACGACTTAATTAAGCATGCTGAGAATAAAAAATCAGGCGCGGTTATGATTCTTCAAGCACTAGAAGAATATCCAAAATATTTTAATGACGTCAATTGGCAATAACAGGCCAGTTGATAGCTTATAAGTCGTAAGCCTGCCAGCGATAATACTTCCGTTCATTGCTAACGCCTGCTGATGTTGCAGCAGCGCGCCGCTTATGTGACGTTTATTAGATAACAAATCTAATCACCATTTAAATTATTCCAATATAGCGACAGTGGTGTTTGGTCATTCGGTTATTGTTACTGTCGGGATATCAAAGTAAGAAGCTATTGCTGAATGCGGTGATGATAAGTTGAAGTGTATAGCTCTCAATTTATCTTCTTATATCAAGCGATTAGTGAGGGCTATCGCGAGCCAACTAGAATAAAATTAGTTTGCCTTAGAAAATAAGAAAACCTTTGTTTTTCATGGTTTATTTTTGTATTGATGAATTATTGCAGGGCTTTGCCATAGCAATGAAATCGGCGCAACAAAAGCTGACTTTGATTGTACGGTTGTTATTCACCCAAACTCAACCGAAGAGTTTGATACTATGAATTAATGGTGTCTGGAAAACCTACTGTGTAGATTTGTAAACGCTGGAAAAACTATTAACCTTGTTGTTATGTGGTATCTGCAATAGTATTTTTACGGTAGTTTTTTAGTCAAACCTAACGGCTGTTATTGTTAGCCATTTAATAATGTTGTTGGAGAAGTTAATGCCCTGGTGAGAATGCGATAAGCTCTGAACCGCAAACAAAGGGTAGGACATAAGGTGCTTTAGCTATATAACCTAACATGATATAAGCGATCAGATGTTAACTTATATTCATTATTTAGCTCTTGGGAATTGCAATATCATGTTACTTAAATCAAGTTGAAATATGAATGCCACTAGTCATTAATATATGGAAGAGGTAATTAAATTGACTGAGACAAATAGCAGTTTTGCCAACATTCCGTTTAAGCCATTAGCCATGCTCAGACAGGGTGGAAAAGCTCGTGATTTCGTGCTTTTCTGGCTTTTAGGTTGTGCGATAATTGTACCATCAAGTGTAATCACTCGTTATCTGGAATGGACGGGTCTGGAGTTATCACTTAGTGGCATGTCAATTTACATTACTGTCTATATTCCAATGTTACTTTGTGTGCCGATCGTTTTCTGGTTTGGCTATTTTTGGGCAGCAATTCCAGCTTATCTTGCGACTTTTTTGGTTGCATATGTTGGAGGTATGCCGTTGGGCTGGATTTTGTTATTCTCCTTTGCCAATCCACTCAGCTTGGCATTTTATTATTTATCTTTGTCTATTCTACCTAAACATACCAAGATTAATGTGTTTGTTTCTCTCATTGGCTTTGTGCTTATTTCTTTGGTGGCTTCTCTAGCAGGTTCCTCGGGGTCATTTATTTGGGCATTTGCGAATAAAGTAGGACTTAACAATGCACTTCCGGTTTGGCAAGGTTGGTGGGTAGGCGGATGGTTACAGACTACTTTTATCGTCTTGCCGGTATTGTATTTTTTCAGTCCTGTTGTTCTTAAGCTTAGTGCGGCATTGCACTCACCAAATTCAGTAAAGCGGGTTGTGTCATATAGAGTACTCACACTGGCGACAATCGCTTTTGTTACTGTGTTAGTCGGTTATGTTGCCACGGCCCGTTTTATCAGCATTGAGCAGTTGGCTCGGTTAAAAAGTACATCAATGAGCCAAGCAAGCCTTCTTACTATCGACAATGCTATTAGTGGCATGTCCTATCCTCTTTTTATCTTACTTGCCGTGATGGTCGCTCTGATATTTCTGATTTATAAAGCAATTATTTACTGGAGTGAGGTACTTAAAAATGCCAATAAACTGCTGAATGAAAAAAATATTGAACTGGAAATGCTAGCTTCAACAGATGAGCTTACCCAACTACTTATGCGTAGAAAGGTGATGGAAGTCGCTCAAATTGAGTTCGACCGTGCCAGAAGAAATAGTCAGTGGCTCAGTGTATTAATGATCGATATTGACAAATTTAAACGCATCAACGATGAATATGGCCATCTTGTTGGTGACAAAGTGATCAGTGATGTTGCTGGTCGTCTAAAGCAATCTGTGCGTCCTTATGATTCAGTTGGCCGCTATGGCGGTGAAGAGTTTATCGTCGTTCTTCCCAATTCCACGTTGGAAGACGCGATGGTTATTGCTGAGCGTATTCTAGCGAGTATTGCTAACTTACCGGTTGTTACCGACAAGGGTGACTTGTGTGTCACTGTGAGCATTGGCGCAGCATCGTTGCAAGAACATGATAAAAACATACCATCATTGATTGAGCATGCTGACCAAGCGTTGTTGAGTGCTAAGGCTCAAGGCAGAAACTGTATTCAAAGGCACCAATGAAAATACATAAATTAGCGTTGAAGGTGTCAAAATACTGTTTTTCCGTCGGCTAGAATTTAGTGCTACTAAGGTCTATTAGCCGCTTTCTTTAATATTATTTTAGGAAAAGTGATAGTAAATTGGACAATTGATTGTCATGCAATGCTAATAAGTCGTTTTGTTATATTGCTATAAGTTCCCGCTAATTTAAAAATCGATTTCTATGGTATTTATCACTTTTATTACCGCTAATGTAAAAATTAAATGATCATTTATCACGAGAAAAAATTTAATTTCTCATAAAGTTTAATTAACAAAATTAAGCTAGCCCTTGCCAAATATAGCTTATGTTTTTTTGTTATTTCTAGGCATCATAAAGCGGTAAAAATAGTTTAACAATTGTCTGGTAATGATGCCGTTTTCTGGTAATCTCTTAGCTCGCTTATTTAAGTTGCTCGTTAATTGAGCAGCATGGTTTAAGCATGTGTATTTATTTATCCACATAATAAAAAAATAACAATAAATATATGAAAAGGATTTTTGACTTACCTTTTTTCAATAATTACAGTGAGTTAAACTTAGGTTTCCGTAAAGTTCGTTAGATCTTTATGGCTTTTCATCGTGCTTTTCAACATACTTATCCACAGTTGTCACTAATTGATGTGACTAATTTAAATGAATTGCTAGAGAGAATTTGCTGATTATGGCATGCTTAGCAAATCTTTCTCCCAGTCAAAAAATTATCATGCCAACTTCTGACCAATCACCGCTAATTTTAGTCGATGGTTCATCTTATTTATTCCGCGCATATCACGTACCATATTTGCAAGCTTTGTCGACATCAGACGGTCAACCTACCGGTGCTATTACCGGGGTGTTGAATATGATCAGAAGTCTGAAAAAAGACTATCCAAACGGTAATGTTGTTGTGGTGTTTGATGCCAAAGGAAAAACCTTTCGTAATGACATGTACCCTGAATATAAAGCTAATCGACCGCCAATGCCGGATGATTTACGTACACAAATAGCACCCTTACATGAAATAATTGCTGCTATGGGCCTACCTTTATTAGTTATTGAAGGTGTTGAAGCTGATGATGTTATTGGTACCTTGTCAGAGCAAGCGACAGCCTTAGGTATGGAAACCGTTATTTCTACTGGTGATAAGGATATGGCGCAGTTGGTTAACCAACATGTACGCTTAATTAATACCATGACCAATGTCGAAATGGACGAGGCCGGCGTTATTGAAAAATTTGGTGTTCGCCCAGATCAAATTATTGATTATCTTGCCTTAATGGGCGATAAAGTTGATAACATTCCAGGCGTTGAAAAATGTGGACCTAAAACGGCAGTAAAATGGTTAACTGCGCACCCTAGTTTAAAAGAGGTGATGGCGCATGCTGATGAAGTAAAAGGTAAGGTTGGTGAAAACTTACGTACCGCTTTACCACAATTACCGCTTTCTTATGAGCTGGCTACTATTCGACTCGATGTTGAACTTGAACAAACGGTAACAGAATTGCAGCCGATAGCTGCTGATGTTGAAAAACTCAAGTCACTGTACCAACAATTCGAACTTAAGCGTTTACTGGCAGACTTAAACTCTGGCGATGATAAAACAAAAGTAGCGGTTGCTGAAAGCGATGAGGCAGTAGCTGAATTGCCTGCTGATGTTGACGCTGAATATGACATTGTACTTGATAAAGCAAGTTTTGGTGTTTGGCTTGAAAAGCTAAAAAGTGCCGAGCTTTTTGCTTTCGATACTGAAACCACCAGCGTTAACTATATGAAGGCAGAATTAGTCGGCTTGTCATTTTGTTTAGCAGTCGGCAAAGCCGCTTATGTGCCTTTAAATCATGATTATTTAGATGCGCCAGAGCAACTTGAGCTTAATTGGGTCCTTGAGCAACTCAAACCGTTATTAGAAAGTAAAACAGTGGCTAAAGTTGGGCAAAACTTAAAATACGATGCCAATGTGTTATCGCACTATGGTATTGCTATGCAAGGTATAACTTTTGATACCATGCTTGAATCTTACTGCCTTAATAGTGTCGCCACGCGTCATAATATGGATGCTTTAGCGGAAAAATACTTAGGTTATAAAACCGTTCATTTTGAAGATATTGCGGGTAAAGGTGCAAAGCAGCTGACTTTCAATCAAATTGATATTGAAAAAGCCGGACATTACGCCGCAGAAGATGCTGATATTACCTTACGTTTGCACCAAGCAATTTATCCGCAGTTAGCGAAAGTGCCTTCACAACTTTCCGTATTCGACGAAATTGAAATGCCCTTGTTACCTGTGCTTGCACGTATGGAACAGCATGGTGTGCTAATTGATTGCGATATGTTAGATCAACAAAGCCAGTCAATTGGTACGCGTTTATCTGAGTTAGAAATTGAAGCACACAACTTAGCTGGCAAAAGCTTTAACTTAAGTTCGCCTAAGCAATTGCAGGTGATATTGTTTGAAGAGTTAAAAATACCGGTTATTAAGAAAACCCCTAAAGGCGCACCTTCAACCGCCGAAGAAGTGTTGCAAGAATTAGCCTTAGATTATCCCTTACCAAAAGTGATTTTAGAAAACCGAGGCTTAAGTAAGTTAAAGTCTACTTATACCGATAAATTACCTTTACTGGTTGTTCCGAAAACTAACCGAGTTCACACTTCGTACCATCAAGCCGTGACGGCAACGGGGCGTTTATCTTCAACCGATCCAAATTTACAAAACATTCCTATTCGTAGTGAAGAAGGACGTAAAATACGTCTGGCCTTTATTGCCCCACCAGAGCATAAAATTGTTGCTATTGATTACTCGCAAATCGAATTACGGATTATGGCGCATTTATCAGATGACCCAGGTCTTGTTAAAGCCTTCTCAGAAGGTAAAGATGTGCATAAAGCAACGGCAGCAGAGATATTTGCCGTGCCACTTGATGAAGTAACCAGTGAGCAACGCCGTAGTGCTAAGGCGGTTAACTTTGGCTTAATTTATGGCATGTCAGCATTTGGTCTGGCGAAACAGCTGAATGTTCCTCGTCATACAGCACAAGCATATATGGATAAATACTTTGAACGTTATCCGAATGTGTCTCAGTACATGGAAGACACCCGTCAAAAAGCGACAGAAAAAGGCTATGTCGAAACTTTATTTGGTCGTCGACTTTATTTACCTGATATTAAAGCAAAAAATGCTATGCGGAAAAAAGCGGCTGAACGTGCGGCGATTAACGCGCCAATGCAAGGTACAGCAGCAGATATCATTAAAAAAGCCATGTTAGCGGTGGACGCTTGGATATTAGAGCAAAATGATCAGAGAATAAAAATGACCATGCAAGTACACGATGAGCTAATTTTCGAAATCCATCAAGACATAGTAGAAGCAACGACGGCGAGTTTAGTCGATATTATGAATAATGCTATTACCATGAGTGTGCCGCTGATTGCTGAAGCGGGTATCGGTGATAACTGGGAACAAGCACATTAGCGATTAATGTAAATGTGCTGGGATTATTAACTACTGGCTGAAATTTATTCAGTTGCAGCACGCTCTTATTATATAACACTGAGTGATCCCTTCATAATGTGTATTTTTTAGGCCTCTTTCTAGAGGCCTTTTTTTACCCAAAAGTTAAAATTTTAGATTAGTTAGCAGTATTCACACGTTAAAATTAAAACAAAATGTAAAAAAATTACACAATATGCTTTACAGTCTTAGAATAATTACTCTATAATCGTTTTGTTCCTAACGCGAACACTTGTTGTAATAATTTTGAACATTCTAGCTTTCCTCATAGCTTATAGGCCGATAACTTAGTTGTCGGCTTTTTTTTTGCTGTCATAAAATGTGATGTAAATGTTTTATAAACGGCAACTCATGTAGTTTTATTACATGAAGTTGCATGCTTATGCACTTTAGTTAACAAGAAAATAAACAATTGTTTAGTTTGCGGTTATGGTCTTAATTGCTAACTTAGCACTACTTCAGCATGTTTTTTAGCTAGCGAGTGCTGGGTATGAAAAAAATTGAAAATTTAAATTTTTATTTATCAACGACTAACTAAATTAATTAGCTTTAACTGATTTTGATCAATAATGCATTATCTCCATTAAGTATGATGAGGGCATATTTAAACAACGGAGAATTATTATGGGATGTTGTGGTCAATGTGGTGGCGAAGGTCACGAACCAGTAGCAGAACAAGAGCAAACTGAAGAATCAGTTGAAACAACTGAAGAAGAGTAACTCGAACAGTACAATATCAAAGAAGCAGCGAGAGCTGCTTTTTTA includes the following:
- a CDS encoding GGDEF domain-containing protein, encoding MTETNSSFANIPFKPLAMLRQGGKARDFVLFWLLGCAIIVPSSVITRYLEWTGLELSLSGMSIYITVYIPMLLCVPIVFWFGYFWAAIPAYLATFLVAYVGGMPLGWILLFSFANPLSLAFYYLSLSILPKHTKINVFVSLIGFVLISLVASLAGSSGSFIWAFANKVGLNNALPVWQGWWVGGWLQTTFIVLPVLYFFSPVVLKLSAALHSPNSVKRVVSYRVLTLATIAFVTVLVGYVATARFISIEQLARLKSTSMSQASLLTIDNAISGMSYPLFILLAVMVALIFLIYKAIIYWSEVLKNANKLLNEKNIELEMLASTDELTQLLMRRKVMEVAQIEFDRARRNSQWLSVLMIDIDKFKRINDEYGHLVGDKVISDVAGRLKQSVRPYDSVGRYGGEEFIVVLPNSTLEDAMVIAERILASIANLPVVTDKGDLCVTVSIGAASLQEHDKNIPSLIEHADQALLSAKAQGRNCIQRHQ
- the polA gene encoding DNA polymerase I, translated to MPTSDQSPLILVDGSSYLFRAYHVPYLQALSTSDGQPTGAITGVLNMIRSLKKDYPNGNVVVVFDAKGKTFRNDMYPEYKANRPPMPDDLRTQIAPLHEIIAAMGLPLLVIEGVEADDVIGTLSEQATALGMETVISTGDKDMAQLVNQHVRLINTMTNVEMDEAGVIEKFGVRPDQIIDYLALMGDKVDNIPGVEKCGPKTAVKWLTAHPSLKEVMAHADEVKGKVGENLRTALPQLPLSYELATIRLDVELEQTVTELQPIAADVEKLKSLYQQFELKRLLADLNSGDDKTKVAVAESDEAVAELPADVDAEYDIVLDKASFGVWLEKLKSAELFAFDTETTSVNYMKAELVGLSFCLAVGKAAYVPLNHDYLDAPEQLELNWVLEQLKPLLESKTVAKVGQNLKYDANVLSHYGIAMQGITFDTMLESYCLNSVATRHNMDALAEKYLGYKTVHFEDIAGKGAKQLTFNQIDIEKAGHYAAEDADITLRLHQAIYPQLAKVPSQLSVFDEIEMPLLPVLARMEQHGVLIDCDMLDQQSQSIGTRLSELEIEAHNLAGKSFNLSSPKQLQVILFEELKIPVIKKTPKGAPSTAEEVLQELALDYPLPKVILENRGLSKLKSTYTDKLPLLVVPKTNRVHTSYHQAVTATGRLSSTDPNLQNIPIRSEEGRKIRLAFIAPPEHKIVAIDYSQIELRIMAHLSDDPGLVKAFSEGKDVHKATAAEIFAVPLDEVTSEQRRSAKAVNFGLIYGMSAFGLAKQLNVPRHTAQAYMDKYFERYPNVSQYMEDTRQKATEKGYVETLFGRRLYLPDIKAKNAMRKKAAERAAINAPMQGTAADIIKKAMLAVDAWILEQNDQRIKMTMQVHDELIFEIHQDIVEATTASLVDIMNNAITMSVPLIAEAGIGDNWEQAH